In a single window of the Natronogracilivirga saccharolytica genome:
- a CDS encoding rhomboid family intramembrane serine protease, which yields MIALALLVCTVIVTMVAWFVVPQWQYQGMLKPYEAWREGKWHQLITSGFLHADGTHLLLNMFVFFFFGPVLEQEIGMSSFLILYFTALVASSLPTLIQERNNPRYASLGASGAVEAVLFGYIVMFPLNNIYFIFIPVGIPAIVFGGLFLAYSYYEARQRRDNVNHVAHIAGALYGVVYTLLFVPGAFSRFLENFGL from the coding sequence ATGATTGCACTTGCCCTTCTTGTATGTACCGTTATTGTGACCATGGTCGCCTGGTTTGTTGTGCCACAGTGGCAATACCAGGGCATGCTCAAGCCCTACGAAGCCTGGCGGGAAGGGAAGTGGCATCAGCTCATAACCTCCGGATTTCTGCACGCCGACGGCACGCACCTGCTTCTGAACATGTTTGTGTTCTTCTTCTTCGGACCGGTACTGGAGCAGGAGATCGGAATGTCGTCGTTTCTGATCCTCTATTTTACGGCACTTGTGGCATCCAGCCTTCCTACCCTCATCCAGGAGCGAAACAATCCGCGATATGCCAGCCTCGGAGCCTCAGGAGCCGTAGAGGCCGTTCTTTTTGGCTATATCGTCATGTTTCCGCTCAACAATATCTACTTCATATTTATTCCTGTCGGAATACCGGCCATCGTATTTGGCGGACTTTTCCTGGCCTACAGCTATTATGAAGCCCGGCAACGCCGCGACAATGTCAATCATGTCGCCCACATTGCCGGAGCACTCTACGGCGTTGTCTACACACTGCTTTTTGTACCCGGCGCATTTTCGCGATTTCTGGAAAACTTCGGGCTGTAG
- a CDS encoding NUDIX hydrolase: MSDQMPHEGVTGEITAGGGVVYRRNGSSVEILAMVRRGVWDLPKGKVDSGESVEDAALREVEEETGCSDLKITYALGPTVHSYRENGVNITKTTWWYAMQSGRPELQPEEGEQIELLEWKELDEAFQLLYFDNLKEVLSRFALAEINGAV, translated from the coding sequence ATGTCGGATCAGATGCCGCACGAAGGAGTCACCGGGGAAATAACGGCCGGCGGAGGTGTTGTCTACCGGCGTAATGGCAGCTCTGTGGAAATACTTGCCATGGTTCGGCGGGGTGTGTGGGACCTGCCGAAGGGCAAAGTGGACAGCGGTGAGTCTGTAGAAGATGCCGCCCTCAGGGAGGTTGAAGAGGAGACCGGGTGCAGCGACTTGAAGATAACGTATGCTCTGGGCCCGACAGTGCACAGCTACCGGGAGAACGGGGTCAATATAACCAAAACGACATGGTGGTATGCCATGCAGTCCGGCAGACCCGAATTGCAGCCGGAAGAGGGGGAGCAGATTGAGCTGCTGGAGTGGAAGGAACTCGACGAAGCGTTTCAGCTGCTCTATTTTGATAATCTGAAAGAGGTGCTTTCGCGGTTTGCACTTGCAGAAATCAACGGAGCAGTCTGA
- the serC gene encoding 3-phosphoserine/phosphohydroxythreonine transaminase: MKQKRAHNFSAGPAALPLEVLQKAQEELVDYQGAGASIIEMSHRGPEYTEVDRQARERLSRLLGLGDDYEILFYQGGASLQFLMVPYNFNTGKTADYINTGTWSKKAIKEAKVFGDVHIAFSSEDSNFNRVPGDEELNFSGKGEYVHFTSNNTIFGTQFRNEPASDGLPLACDASSDFLSRPVDINRYGVLYAGAQKNAGPAGLTIVILRKDMLEKARSENVSSMLSYPTQVGTLFNTPPVFGVYIFNYVLEWIESKGGLEAMDRLNQQKAGILYDEIDRDDFYAGTADKASRSLMNVTFRLKDEALEKTFIEESKKAGMSGLKGHRSVGGMRASIYNACPQASVEALVEFMQEFRRTHG; the protein is encoded by the coding sequence ATGAAACAGAAGAGAGCCCATAATTTCAGTGCCGGTCCGGCCGCACTTCCGCTTGAAGTATTGCAAAAAGCTCAGGAAGAACTTGTTGACTACCAGGGTGCCGGAGCTTCCATTATTGAAATGAGCCATCGCGGGCCGGAATACACCGAGGTGGACCGCCAGGCCCGGGAACGTTTATCCAGGCTTCTCGGACTGGGTGATGACTATGAGATCCTGTTTTATCAGGGCGGCGCCAGTCTGCAGTTTCTGATGGTGCCCTATAACTTCAATACCGGCAAGACTGCTGATTACATCAATACGGGTACCTGGTCAAAAAAGGCGATCAAGGAAGCCAAAGTATTTGGCGATGTTCACATAGCGTTTTCATCCGAGGACAGCAATTTCAACAGGGTTCCGGGGGATGAGGAACTGAACTTTTCCGGCAAAGGAGAATATGTCCATTTCACATCGAACAATACCATTTTCGGGACGCAGTTTCGCAACGAACCGGCCTCCGACGGGTTGCCGCTGGCTTGTGACGCCTCGTCAGACTTTCTCTCCCGTCCGGTCGATATAAATCGTTATGGCGTGCTTTATGCCGGCGCGCAGAAAAATGCGGGACCGGCGGGACTGACTATTGTCATCCTGCGCAAAGATATGCTGGAAAAAGCCCGGAGCGAGAATGTCTCCAGCATGCTCTCCTATCCGACACAGGTCGGAACGCTTTTCAACACTCCGCCGGTGTTCGGTGTCTACATCTTCAATTATGTACTGGAGTGGATTGAAAGCAAAGGAGGTCTCGAGGCAATGGACCGGCTGAATCAGCAAAAAGCGGGTATACTGTATGATGAAATCGACCGGGATGATTTTTATGCGGGTACGGCTGACAAAGCCTCGCGGTCACTGATGAACGTTACCTTCCGGCTCAAAGATGAGGCACTGGAAAAAACATTTATTGAAGAATCCAAAAAAGCCGGAATGAGCGGATTGAAAGGTCACCGAAGTGTCGGTGGCATGCGCGCCAGTATTTATAATGCGTGTCCTCAGGCCAGCGTTGAGGCCCTGGTCGAGTTCATGCAGGAGTTCCGCAGAACACACGGCTGA
- a CDS encoding DUF1844 domain-containing protein codes for MSDKSAENKEQQVTPEQQDQVLFMMLVQQHEQIAMMGLGEMENPTTGKKEKDIKAVKYAVDTLTMLEKYTSGNLTDEMTAYLSDTLKKLRLKYVDASKQEG; via the coding sequence ATGTCTGACAAGTCTGCTGAAAACAAAGAACAACAAGTAACTCCGGAACAGCAGGATCAGGTCCTGTTCATGATGCTGGTCCAGCAGCACGAGCAAATCGCCATGATGGGCCTGGGCGAAATGGAAAATCCCACTACGGGAAAAAAGGAAAAGGATATCAAAGCTGTCAAATATGCCGTGGATACACTGACCATGCTGGAAAAGTACACGTCCGGTAATCTGACGGATGAAATGACGGCTTATCTCTCCGACACACTTAAGAAACTCAGGCTGAAGTATGTAGATGCTTCAAAACAGGAGGGATAA
- a CDS encoding DUF1015 domain-containing protein yields the protein MIHIHPFKAWRPKPELVEQAACVPYDVIDTEEARQLAEGRPDSFLHVIRPEIDLPEETDLYDDQVYQTGAANLKKMQDSGVLVQEDTPQLYLYQQQMGTHTQTGLYSCVSVRDYDEERILKHELTRPDKEDDRTRHILTQRAHAEPVMLTYEPDDDITRLTNKVLSTTDPVYSFTAVDGVIHRVWQVRDPRAFVDAFRNVEKLYVADGHHRCKSASRVAEKLRDGDYGDEEFEFFPAVIIPMDEMRILSYNRIIHNIPQDFLEKLGASFELTADVHPAPQEPGNISLYTGGRWYGLQLPGASDDDAVAKLDVSRLHKHILLPLLGIENQRTDPNISFVGGIRGTEELERLVDEGKAGLAISMYPTSIEELTAVADNGQLMPPKSTWFEPKLRSGLLVHTF from the coding sequence ATGATTCACATACACCCGTTCAAAGCCTGGCGCCCCAAACCCGAACTGGTCGAGCAGGCAGCCTGTGTTCCCTATGACGTCATCGATACCGAAGAAGCCCGTCAGCTTGCCGAAGGTCGTCCGGACAGCTTTCTGCACGTCATACGTCCCGAAATCGATCTCCCTGAAGAGACTGATCTGTATGACGATCAGGTGTATCAGACCGGAGCCGCAAATTTGAAAAAAATGCAGGACAGCGGCGTGCTGGTTCAGGAAGATACGCCACAGCTGTACCTCTATCAACAACAAATGGGCACTCATACCCAGACCGGACTGTACAGCTGCGTTTCTGTCAGAGATTATGACGAAGAACGCATCCTGAAGCACGAACTGACCCGCCCCGACAAAGAGGACGACCGTACCCGCCATATTCTCACCCAGCGCGCGCACGCTGAACCTGTCATGCTCACTTACGAACCTGATGATGACATTACCAGACTGACCAACAAGGTACTTTCGACTACCGATCCGGTCTACTCTTTTACCGCCGTTGACGGGGTCATTCACCGGGTCTGGCAGGTCCGTGATCCACGGGCATTCGTGGATGCATTCCGGAATGTGGAAAAACTGTATGTGGCCGACGGACACCATCGCTGCAAAAGCGCCTCCCGTGTTGCCGAAAAACTCCGGGACGGAGACTACGGTGATGAAGAATTCGAGTTTTTTCCGGCAGTGATCATTCCGATGGATGAAATGCGGATTCTCTCCTACAACCGCATCATACATAACATACCGCAGGATTTCCTTGAAAAACTGGGAGCGTCATTTGAGCTGACCGCGGATGTGCATCCTGCTCCGCAAGAGCCCGGAAACATCAGCCTGTACACCGGCGGACGCTGGTACGGCTTGCAGCTGCCCGGAGCTTCTGATGACGATGCTGTAGCAAAACTCGATGTTTCGAGGCTTCACAAACACATCCTGCTGCCCCTGCTTGGCATAGAAAATCAGCGCACCGACCCCAACATTTCATTTGTGGGCGGCATCCGCGGGACAGAGGAGCTGGAACGGCTTGTGGATGAAGGGAAAGCCGGCCTCGCCATCAGTATGTATCCGACCAGCATAGAAGAGTTGACGGCGGTTGCTGACAACGGGCAGCTTATGCCTCCAAAATCAACATGGTTCGAACCAAAATTGCGTTCCGGACTTCTTGTGCATACCTTTTAG
- a CDS encoding energy transducer TonB produces the protein MSALERKKPRVDLRRSYIINMQVGLILTLIVFIVMFKANLDFRSDLSFTEEEQEIIEMEEIIQTEQETTPPPPPRPPSPEPVPDDEIMEDQYFDLDTEMDLDAPMDMPPPPPPDDDEEDEEPEVFQVVEDMPEPAGGMQAIYDALQYPDAARRAGIEGRVVIQFIVDEEGRVTDPQVVRGIGGGADEAAIEAIQAVEWTPGRQRGRPVRVQFQLPVMFRLQN, from the coding sequence ATGTCTGCCTTAGAAAGAAAAAAACCGCGCGTTGATCTTCGCAGAAGCTACATTATAAATATGCAGGTCGGCCTGATACTCACGCTCATTGTGTTCATTGTGATGTTCAAGGCCAATCTGGATTTTCGTTCTGACCTGTCTTTTACCGAGGAAGAGCAGGAGATCATCGAAATGGAGGAAATAATCCAGACGGAACAGGAAACGACTCCTCCGCCTCCGCCACGGCCGCCTTCACCAGAGCCGGTGCCTGATGATGAGATAATGGAAGACCAGTACTTTGACCTGGATACCGAAATGGATCTGGATGCGCCGATGGACATGCCTCCCCCGCCTCCGCCCGATGATGATGAAGAAGATGAAGAGCCGGAAGTATTTCAGGTTGTTGAAGACATGCCGGAACCTGCAGGAGGAATGCAGGCCATATACGATGCTCTCCAATACCCCGACGCGGCTCGCCGGGCCGGAATCGAAGGACGGGTTGTCATCCAGTTCATCGTCGATGAAGAGGGCCGGGTTACCGATCCACAAGTCGTAAGAGGTATCGGCGGCGGTGCTGATGAAGCGGCTATTGAAGCCATTCAGGCTGTTGAATGGACTCCCGGAAGGCAGCGCGGACGCCCGGTCAGGGTACAGTTTCAGTTGCCTGTCATGTTCCGTCTGCAAAACTAG
- a CDS encoding nucleotidyltransferase family protein gives MNIANLKTSKLEQACKEFQVKKLYVFGSAVRGAMSDKSDLDFLVEFDRKGYQGAFEQYMGFKQRLEEIYQRPVDLVTIKKIRNPIFQKEVDSSKTLIYAA, from the coding sequence ATGAACATTGCTAACCTTAAAACATCAAAGCTGGAACAGGCCTGTAAAGAATTCCAGGTCAAGAAACTATATGTTTTCGGGTCAGCAGTCAGAGGTGCAATGTCTGATAAAAGCGATCTTGATTTTTTAGTTGAATTTGATCGCAAGGGGTATCAGGGTGCATTTGAGCAGTATATGGGGTTCAAGCAACGACTTGAAGAAATTTACCAGAGACCTGTTGACCTGGTTACTATTAAAAAAATCAGGAACCCAATTTTCCAGAAAGAGGTAGATTCATCCAAAACTCTGATTTATGCCGCGTGA